TCTTAGGGTTGATCCAGTGTCTGATGTTAGCCTGGGAAGTGATGGAAGGTGGCAGAGGAGGGGGTAAAGGTTCTCCAGGGAATTGGGTCTTGATGATTCTGGAAGATGGTATGGGGAAGAACAGGGGAGAGTGAAATCAATCAGAAGGAGAAAGGTGAGGAGGGAAAGAGTTGCATGCAGCCTCAGAAATAATGCAGCCAAagatcctttttatctttttcagtgGAATCAACtgaagcttttgtttgtttatacagATAAGAACAATCCTGGAGGATCGCTATTCattttagataataaaaatatagaaattgcATTACAGATACAGatgtaaaaaatatagaaatctgTATACAAATGAGTACCTCTTGGTTATCGTTGTTATTTCTCAGGTAACACATTACCTTACTTGACTGGATGGCATTGTCCTTAGGACGGAGAGGCTCCACCTCCACCACTTACCCATGGGTATCCTGGGTGGTCTCCTGATGTAAGAGTGTCTCATTTTTGTTCTTGAATGTCCCTGTGTGGTGGTTGTACAAGGCTGCTAAGCGGAAATCCAGGTCATCCTTGGGTATCTACAGAGGAAGTCAATACGCCCCACCCCCAGGGTTAACTTGCCACCTCTACCCCGACTCTAGTCAGTTCTGCTGGACTCTACTTTTCCCCAAAAGCAGAGCAAACCCTTTTTGTGCCTGAGACCCACCAACTCCTTACACACCAAAGACATCTTAACTCTTGTCAATACAGAATTGTGTCATGGTTAGGCCTAAGGAGGGGTGAGTTCTTACTGGAGATATGGAAATAATTATACTGTCCTTTAGTTGGGCCTAATGGGCCTTACTTCATTTATGGTTACAATCAGAAGAGAAGTCTGGTAAGAAAACAACTTGCTCCAGATAATCAACTGGAGAAAAAACCGAAGCCTTCCAACTTCCCAGGGGCCAGATAAATCAATATTTGGTTTTGGATTTGGTAGGATCTTGGATTGGGGACAAAATAAAGATGGTGATGCAGTTAAGGACAGACTATCTTTCCAAAAATGATAGTCACGAGTCTTAAGCGGATGTAAAGAGAAATAGCATTTCAATACTAGGTACCTCAggatcaaaaaaataaacttcccgCCTCATGGAGGTGATTGTGGGAGTTGAGTTGAGCCGACTCCAGGGTTCCTGTTGCTGAGCAAGGTGATTTGGGTTCTTATATGGCAGTTTCTGCAAAAGAGAAACCACACACAGGACCTGGTTACAGGAGGCCTTGCTGATGTGATGGCTTCAGTGACACCATCTCCTTATTCCATCCTATTTTAACTGAACCTCAGATATCTTCCAAGGGAGGAACAATATGAGGCAAGACTCCCAGACTTTAGATGCTCCTAAGTTTTCAATCTTAGAACTGGCAGAAGTAGGCCAGGAATACAGGGAAAGGGGTGAAGTGGGACAGGGGGTAAAGAGTGCAGAGGAGATAAGATGATGAGCTCAGGCTTAGATGTCCTGAGTTTGAAGAATAGGCAAGACATCTGATTGCAGTCAACAGGTAGAAAATGGGAAGTGTGCAAGTTAGAGAGCTCAGAACACGTAATAGAGGTTTGATGGTCGTCCGCATGAAGTAGTAGCTGAAGCCTGCAAAAGGAGTGTGGCCAAAAGGGCTCATGACTGTATAATAttataatggggggggggggcgggtggagaggaaagagaaaggacactAAGGCAATCAGAGACAGGAGAATCAGAAGAGTGCAGTGTctaagcaggaagagaaaagtatCAGCAGGGAAGGGTTATTGTGACTGCAGAAATGTCAAAGAAAAAGTACACTGGTTAGTCAATCTTCTAAATAGAACTGCATAAGCATGAATGTGAAAAGCACATAActgattttcttcattgtatGTAAAGCTATATTGTATCCCTAGTGTCTAGAACAGCAACCTAACACATGGcattcaaaaatgaaatactgtttGAATGATGACTGAATTCTAGTGAGTACAACTCCAACCTAGTAGAAATCAAATTCAACCTATCCAATGTTGAAGCCCTCCTCCCCTCTATATATGGCAAAATGCTGTGTGACTCAGGTCAGTTATACATTAATTGAATACTATGTTCCAGGCAGTGTGCCACCAGCAAAAAAGATgacaaatgaaacaagaaaactacaaatatatGAGGCAAGCATAGGCAGATTTCCTCCCACTTTTCAAAAGCTACAGAAGTCTCATCATGTCCTCATTCAGTGGATGAGACTGTCTTTCACTGAGAAAGTCAAGACTGTTGAGCATGAATACCATCCTCACATCCAATGTCCTTCCATCTCAAAGAAAGAGATGTCCCTTTTACTCAAGAATAACCCTTatgaatggaaaaacatattcccctcaaatggaagaaaaaaaaagccaggtagcaatacttatatcagacgaaacaaacattaaaacaaagactgtatcaagagtcAAATAAGGGCATTACATAGTGATAGAGGATCAATCCAACAACAGGATATAACAATTACAATTACCTATGTACCAAACAcagaagcacctaaatacataaagcaaatcttaatagacataaaggaagaaattgaaaaaaaaaaagcaagaaattgatagtaatacaataacacTAGGAGACTTtaccccacttatatcaatggatagatcatccagacagaaaaccaacaaggaaatgATGTTTTTGAATGACATATTAGATCAGATGGACCCAACAGATATATACAGGACATTCCATCCAAAGCACCGGaattacacattctttttgagagCACATAGAGCATTCTCCAGGACGggtcacatattaggccacaaaacaagtctcaataaaaaaatttttttaattaaaaaaattaaaaaaaattttttttaatgttttattttttatttttgagagagacagagtgcaagcaggggaggggcagagagagagggagacacagaatctgaagcaggctccaggctctgagctgtcagcatggagcctgatgtggggcttgaactcacgaactgtgagaccatgacctgagccgaagttggaagcttaactgactgagtcacccaggcgccgtagtctcaacaaatttaagaaaactgaaatcacaaCAAGCAACTTTCCCGACCACGATAGTgctgaaactagaaatcaattagaagggggggggaaaaaaaccctgaaagaaacacaaacacacagaggcTAAACATGTTACTAAATGACCAATTGGTCAA
The window above is part of the Prionailurus bengalensis isolate Pbe53 chromosome C1, Fcat_Pben_1.1_paternal_pri, whole genome shotgun sequence genome. Proteins encoded here:
- the CFAP276 gene encoding protein C1orf194 homolog; translation: MPFTRDPFQHPTLDNDDSYLGKARASKKLPYKNPNHLAQQQEPWSRLNSTPTITSMRREVYFFDPEIPKDDLDFRLAALYNHHTGTFKNKNETLLHQETTQDTHGIIKTQFPGEPLPPPLPPSITSQANIRHWINPKKESIHSIQGSIVSPHTAATNGGYSRKNDGGFFST